Proteins co-encoded in one Brassica oleracea var. oleracea cultivar TO1000 chromosome C4, BOL, whole genome shotgun sequence genomic window:
- the LOC106340074 gene encoding multiprotein-bridging factor 1b-like → MAGVGPMTQDWEPVVIRKKTPNAAAKRDEKTVNAARRSGAEIESVRKHNAGTNKAASSGTSLNTKRLDDDTENLAHERVPTELKKAIMQARGEKKLTQSQLAQLINEKPQVIQEYESGKAIPNQQILIKLERALGAKLRGKK, encoded by the exons ATGGCAGGAGTAGGACCGATGACTCAGGATTGGGAGCCCGTGGTGATCCGTAAGAAGACTCCCAACGCTGCCGCCAAGCGCGACGAGAAGACTGTCAACGCTGCTCGGAGAAGCGGCGCCGAAATCGAATCCGTCAGAAAAC ACAATGCTGGAACGAACAAGGCGGCTTCAAGCGGCACCTCCTTGAACACCAAGAGGCTTGATGATGACACTGAGAACTTAGCTC ATGAACGTGTGCCTACTGAGTTGAAGAAAGCCATCATGCAAGCCCGAGGGGAGAAGAAGCTCACCCAGTCCCAACTCGCTCAA CTGATCAATGAGAAGCCACAAGTGATCCAGGAATACGAGTCTGGGAAAGCAATTCCGAACCAGCAGATCCTTATTAAGCTGGAGAGGGCACTTGGAGCTAAACTCCGTGGAAAGAAGTAA